One region of Oxalobacteraceae bacterium OTU3CAMAD1 genomic DNA includes:
- a CDS encoding ABC transporter ATP-binding protein: MAYLQLSNIEKFFGEHHAIKGIDLAIEKGEFVVFVGPSGCGKSTLLRMIAGLETIDKGSLLLDGRDITALPSSKRDLAMVFQSYALYPHMTVFENMSFALKLAGVDRAVIREKVEKAAAILDLGKYLQRTPKDLSGGQRQRVAIGRAIVRDPKVFLFDEPLSNLDAALRVQTRIQIAKLHAELGATSIYVTHDQVEAMTLADRVVVLRDGQIEQHGTPLELYDRPANRFVAQFIGTPSMNVVPATALPMLGPLAGSGARGDGFVGIRPEHVRLCGTGEGATPGSLPATVDLVESLGVETLVYARLENNVQIVTRGGERTALRPGDGTRLCFDPGAVHHFDAAGKTYAAARGVSA, from the coding sequence ATGGCATACCTCCAACTCAGTAACATCGAAAAATTCTTCGGCGAGCACCACGCCATCAAGGGCATCGACCTGGCCATCGAAAAGGGCGAATTCGTGGTCTTCGTCGGTCCATCCGGCTGCGGCAAATCGACCTTGCTGCGCATGATCGCCGGCCTGGAAACCATCGACAAGGGCAGCCTGCTGCTGGATGGGCGCGACATCACCGCGCTGCCGTCGTCCAAGCGCGACCTGGCGATGGTGTTCCAGTCCTATGCGCTGTATCCGCACATGACGGTGTTCGAGAACATGTCGTTCGCGCTCAAGCTGGCCGGCGTCGACCGCGCGGTGATCCGCGAGAAGGTCGAGAAGGCCGCCGCCATTCTCGACCTGGGAAAATACCTGCAACGCACGCCGAAGGACCTGTCGGGCGGACAGCGCCAGCGCGTGGCGATCGGGCGCGCGATCGTGCGCGATCCGAAGGTGTTCCTGTTCGACGAGCCGCTGTCGAACCTCGACGCGGCGCTGCGCGTGCAGACCCGCATCCAGATCGCCAAGCTGCACGCCGAACTGGGTGCGACCTCGATCTACGTCACCCACGACCAGGTCGAGGCGATGACATTGGCCGACCGCGTGGTGGTGCTGCGCGACGGCCAGATCGAGCAGCACGGCACGCCGCTGGAACTCTACGACCGTCCCGCCAACCGTTTCGTGGCGCAGTTCATCGGCACGCCGAGCATGAACGTGGTGCCGGCGACCGCCCTGCCGATGCTGGGACCGCTGGCGGGGAGCGGGGCGCGTGGCGACGGCTTCGTCGGCATCCGTCCGGAACACGTGCGGCTGTGCGGGACGGGGGAGGGCGCGACACCCGGCAGCCTGCCGGCGACGGTGGACTTGGTCGAATCGCTGGGCGTGGAGACGCTGGTCTACGCGCGCCTGGAAAACAACGTGCAGATCGTCACGCGTGGCGGCGAGCGCACCGCCCTGCGTCCCGGCGACGGCACGCGGCTTTGCTTCGACCCGGGCGCGGTGCACCATTTCGACGCCGCCGGCAAAACCTATGCCGCCGCGCGGGGAGTGTCGGCATGA
- a CDS encoding carbohydrate ABC transporter permease, translating into MHKHTTLHVRTVAAWFFALLLFFPIFWLGLMAFKTEAQAISTPPLLFFSPTLQSFRDVMARDHYIGYALNSLLTSVLSTAIGLAIALPAAYSMAFFPTRGTIGLLKFILSSRYMPGVGALMPIYICYQYFGLLDSWAGLTVMFMLMNLPIMIWLLYTNLRELPREILEAARMDGATVFHEFRHIVLPLSTGGIASTALVCMVWAWNESFWSLNLGAANAGTLAWLIASYSSPEGLFWAKLSAASLMAIAPIMALGWFCQKQLVQGMTFGAVK; encoded by the coding sequence ATGCACAAGCACACCACCCTGCACGTCCGCACCGTAGCCGCCTGGTTCTTCGCGCTGCTGCTGTTCTTTCCGATCTTCTGGCTCGGACTGATGGCCTTCAAGACCGAAGCCCAGGCCATCTCCACGCCGCCGCTGCTGTTCTTCTCGCCGACGTTGCAAAGCTTCCGCGACGTCATGGCGCGCGACCACTACATCGGCTACGCGCTCAATTCGCTGCTCACCAGCGTGCTGTCGACGGCCATCGGCCTGGCGATCGCGCTGCCTGCAGCGTACTCGATGGCCTTCTTCCCCACGCGCGGCACCATCGGCCTGCTCAAGTTCATCCTCAGCTCGCGCTACATGCCCGGCGTGGGCGCGCTGATGCCGATCTATATCTGCTACCAGTATTTCGGCCTGCTCGATAGCTGGGCCGGATTGACCGTCATGTTCATGCTGATGAATTTACCCATCATGATCTGGCTCCTGTACACCAACCTGCGCGAACTGCCGCGCGAGATTTTGGAGGCGGCGCGCATGGACGGCGCCACCGTGTTCCACGAGTTCCGCCACATCGTGCTGCCGCTGTCGACGGGCGGCATCGCCTCGACCGCGCTGGTGTGCATGGTGTGGGCCTGGAACGAGTCGTTCTGGTCGCTGAACCTGGGCGCGGCCAACGCCGGCACCCTGGCCTGGCTGATCGCCTCCTACTCCAGCCCCGAAGGCCTGTTCTGGGCCAAGCTGTCGGCCGCCTCGCTGATGGCGATCGCGCCGATCATGGCGCTGGGCTGGTTCTGCCAGAAGCAGCTGGTGCAAGGCATGACGTTCGGCGCCGTCAAATAA
- a CDS encoding aldehyde dehydrogenase family protein: MNLADISKLGVANPFKPRYDNYIGGKFVAPVKGEYFGNITPITGQVFCEVARSTAEDIELALDAAHAAKDAWGKTSQTERANILNKIADRMEANLALIATAETIDNGKPIRETTAADIPLAIDHFRYFAGCIRAQEGSVAQIDSETYAYHFHEPLGVVGQIIPWNFPILMAVWKLAPALAAGNCVVLKPAEQTPASIMVLLEIIADLLPPGVLNVVNGFGLEAGKPLASNKRIAKIAFTGETGTGRLIMQYAAQNLIPVTLELGGKSPNIFFADVMDADDAFFDKCLEGFSMFALNQGEVCTCPSRVLIQESIYEKFIERALARVAAIKQGNPLDASTMLGAQASQEQLEKIMSYIDIGKQEGAELLAGGERNVQGGDMKDGYYVRPTVFKGDNKMRIFQEEIFGPVVSVTTFKDEADALRIANDTLYGLGAGLWTRDGSRAFRVGRAIQAGRVWTNCYHLYPAHAAFGGYKQSGIGRENHKMMLDHYQQTKNLLVSYSPNALGFF, encoded by the coding sequence ATGAATCTCGCAGACATCAGCAAACTGGGCGTAGCCAATCCATTCAAGCCACGGTACGACAACTACATCGGCGGCAAGTTCGTCGCGCCGGTCAAGGGCGAATACTTCGGCAACATCACGCCGATCACAGGCCAGGTGTTTTGCGAGGTGGCGCGCTCGACCGCTGAAGACATCGAACTCGCGCTCGACGCCGCGCACGCCGCCAAGGACGCGTGGGGCAAGACCTCGCAGACCGAGCGCGCCAACATCCTCAACAAGATCGCCGACCGCATGGAGGCCAACCTGGCCCTGATCGCCACCGCCGAGACCATCGACAACGGCAAGCCGATCCGCGAAACCACCGCCGCCGACATTCCGCTGGCGATCGATCATTTCCGTTACTTCGCCGGCTGCATCCGCGCGCAGGAGGGCTCGGTGGCGCAGATCGACTCGGAAACCTACGCCTATCACTTCCATGAACCGCTGGGCGTGGTCGGCCAGATCATTCCGTGGAACTTCCCCATCCTGATGGCGGTGTGGAAGCTGGCGCCAGCGTTGGCGGCCGGTAATTGCGTGGTCTTGAAGCCGGCCGAGCAGACGCCGGCCTCGATCATGGTGCTGCTGGAAATCATCGCCGATTTGTTGCCGCCAGGTGTGTTGAACGTGGTCAATGGATTCGGCCTGGAGGCGGGCAAGCCGCTGGCGTCGAACAAGCGCATCGCCAAGATCGCTTTCACCGGTGAAACGGGCACCGGCCGCCTGATCATGCAGTACGCCGCGCAGAACCTCATCCCCGTGACCCTGGAGCTGGGCGGCAAATCGCCGAACATTTTCTTTGCCGACGTGATGGACGCCGACGACGCCTTCTTCGACAAATGCCTGGAAGGCTTCTCCATGTTCGCGCTCAACCAGGGCGAGGTGTGCACCTGCCCGTCGCGCGTGCTGATCCAGGAATCGATCTACGAGAAATTCATCGAGCGCGCGCTGGCCCGCGTGGCCGCGATCAAGCAAGGCAATCCGCTCGACGCCTCCACGATGCTCGGCGCGCAGGCGTCGCAGGAGCAGCTGGAGAAAATCATGTCGTACATCGACATCGGCAAGCAGGAGGGCGCCGAGCTGCTGGCCGGCGGCGAGCGCAATGTGCAGGGCGGCGACATGAAGGATGGCTACTACGTGCGTCCAACCGTGTTCAAGGGCGACAACAAGATGCGCATCTTCCAGGAGGAGATTTTCGGGCCGGTGGTGTCGGTCACGACCTTCAAGGATGAGGCCGACGCGCTGCGCATCGCCAACGACACGCTGTACGGGCTGGGCGCGGGGCTGTGGACGCGTGACGGTTCGCGCGCCTTCCGTGTCGGCCGCGCGATTCAGGCCGGCCGTGTCTGGACCAACTGCTACCACCTGTATCCGGCGCATGCCGCGTTTGGTGGCTACAAGCAATCGGGTATCGGCCGCGAGAATCACAAGATGATGTTGGACCACTATCAGCAGACCAAGAACTTGCTGGTCAGCTATAGCCCCAACGCCTTGGGGTTCTTCTAA
- a CDS encoding TonB-dependent receptor: MKRSPIQLNAVAALFALGASSVATAADNAGNTDAPVEVVVVSATRVGHTVFDMPAAIDVVDAARIHESQARVNASEALAAVPGLVAQNRQNYAQDLQISSRGFGARSTFGVRGVRLIADGIPASMPDGQGQAATFNLDMAERIEVLRGPFSAIYGNHSGGVIQMFTRDGDGAPTIETSLTAGSYGTRKADVNAQGKQAGVGYVLDASRFETDGYRAHSAATRDQAFAKLTVKPMDNAKLTIVANALRQDDTQDPLGVTWATYQRDPRAGETDATDTQTPKRTLADRYNTRKSIDHTQIGATWEQRFGQDRLRVTAYGGNREVIQYQAFSRGFQAPPTHSGGVVNFARDFYGTDLSWMHVSQLAGGKLSTTVGVEYGRSTDGRQGYENFIGAQLGVKGALRRDEQDKVSNLDPYVQAEWQSGPWMLSAGLRRSTVKISVDDRFLSNGNDSGSLEYSHTTPVLGVLYRVSPMLNVYASAARGFETPTLNELFYSGTGGGFNFGLQPAKSTHLEAGIKSKLDERTSINAAVFQVRTTDEVVVDSSGGGRTSYRNASKTLRQGLEVSLDSSWRYGLSTRVALTSLRAIYDQSYGAVLEGSRLPGVPNANAYAEVAWKDSGDRYGAALEAIASSKIYADDGNVDQPAPGYGILNARVSAKQQWRGWRFKQFVRLNNLLDKNYVGSVIVGDTNKRYYEAAPQRNWLVGASAQYQF, translated from the coding sequence ATGAAGCGTTCCCCAATTCAACTTAATGCCGTCGCCGCGCTGTTCGCGCTTGGCGCTTCCAGCGTGGCCACCGCCGCCGACAATGCAGGCAATACAGACGCGCCGGTCGAAGTTGTCGTCGTCAGCGCCACGCGTGTCGGCCACACCGTCTTCGACATGCCGGCCGCGATCGATGTGGTCGACGCCGCGCGCATCCATGAGTCCCAGGCACGGGTGAACGCCTCCGAGGCGCTGGCGGCGGTGCCGGGCCTGGTGGCGCAGAACCGCCAGAACTATGCGCAGGACTTGCAGATCTCGTCGCGCGGCTTCGGGGCGCGGTCGACCTTTGGCGTGCGCGGCGTGCGGTTGATCGCCGACGGCATTCCCGCCAGCATGCCGGACGGCCAAGGCCAGGCGGCCACCTTCAATCTCGACATGGCCGAACGCATCGAAGTGTTGCGCGGCCCGTTCTCCGCCATCTACGGCAACCACTCGGGCGGCGTGATCCAGATGTTCACGCGCGATGGCGACGGCGCGCCCACCATCGAAACCAGCCTGACCGCCGGCAGTTACGGCACCCGCAAGGCCGACGTCAACGCGCAGGGCAAGCAAGCCGGTGTCGGTTACGTGCTCGACGCTTCGCGCTTCGAGACCGACGGCTACCGCGCACACAGCGCCGCCACGCGCGACCAGGCGTTTGCCAAGCTGACCGTGAAGCCTATGGACAACGCCAAGCTGACCATCGTCGCCAACGCGCTGCGCCAGGACGACACCCAAGATCCGTTGGGCGTGACCTGGGCCACCTACCAGCGCGACCCGCGCGCGGGCGAAACCGACGCCACCGATACCCAGACACCGAAGCGCACGCTGGCCGACCGCTACAACACCCGCAAGAGCATCGATCACACGCAGATCGGCGCCACGTGGGAGCAACGCTTCGGCCAGGACCGGCTGCGCGTGACCGCCTACGGCGGCAATCGCGAGGTGATCCAGTACCAGGCGTTTTCGCGTGGCTTCCAGGCGCCGCCGACGCACTCGGGCGGCGTGGTGAATTTCGCCCGCGACTTCTATGGAACCGACCTGAGCTGGATGCACGTCAGCCAGCTGGCCGGCGGGAAGCTGAGCACAACCGTCGGCGTCGAGTACGGCCGCTCCACCGATGGTCGTCAGGGATATGAAAATTTCATCGGCGCCCAGTTGGGCGTGAAGGGCGCGCTGCGCCGCGACGAACAGGACAAGGTCTCCAATCTCGATCCGTATGTGCAGGCCGAGTGGCAATCCGGTCCCTGGATGCTGAGCGCGGGCCTGCGCCGCAGCACGGTGAAGATTTCCGTCGACGACCGCTTCCTGAGCAATGGCAACGACAGCGGCAGCCTGGAGTACAGCCACACGACGCCGGTGCTTGGCGTGCTGTACCGCGTGTCGCCGATGCTCAACGTGTACGCCAGCGCCGCGCGCGGTTTCGAAACGCCGACGCTCAACGAACTGTTCTACTCGGGTACCGGCGGCGGTTTCAACTTCGGCCTGCAACCAGCCAAGAGCACGCATCTGGAAGCGGGCATCAAGAGCAAGCTGGACGAGCGCACCAGCATCAACGCCGCCGTGTTCCAGGTCCGCACGACGGATGAAGTGGTGGTCGACAGCAGCGGCGGCGGCCGCACCAGCTATCGCAACGCCAGCAAGACCTTGCGGCAAGGATTGGAAGTGTCGCTCGACTCGTCATGGCGTTACGGTTTGAGCACGCGCGTCGCGCTGACCAGCTTGCGCGCGATCTACGATCAAAGCTACGGCGCGGTGCTGGAAGGCAGCCGCCTGCCCGGCGTTCCGAATGCCAACGCCTATGCGGAGGTGGCGTGGAAGGATAGCGGCGACCGCTATGGCGCCGCGCTGGAAGCGATCGCCAGCAGCAAGATCTACGCGGACGATGGGAACGTCGATCAGCCGGCGCCCGGCTACGGCATATTGAATGCACGGGTCAGCGCCAAGCAGCAGTGGCGAGGCTGGCGCTTCAAACAATTCGTGCGGCTGAACAATCTGCTGGATAAAAACTACGTCGGCTCGGTGATCGTCGGTGACACGAACAAGCGCTATTACGAAGCCGCCCCGCAACGCAACTGGCTAGTCGGCGCAAGCGCGCAATACCAGTTCTAA
- a CDS encoding sugar ABC transporter substrate-binding protein translates to MIEMQKLGKHFEQANPDIKLKWVTLEEGVLRQRMTTDIATKGGQFDLMTIGMYEAPIWAKKEWLLPIKPDAAYDVDDLLPTIREGLSFNGQLYAAPFYGESSMIMYRSDLVKKAGMTIADRPSWDQLRAVAAKIHDPANGVYGICLRGKPGWGDNMVLLTTMANSYGGQVFDMKWQPQFTSKPWRDALTMYVDLMKKYGPPGSSSNSFNEILAMFNEGKCGIWIDATIAASFVSDPKQSKVADKVAYAQSPFAVTERGANWLWAWALAIPKSSKHPEAAQKFINWSTSKEYIKLVAKETSWANVPTGTRKSTYANPEFVKAAKFAAAEGKAIATASPKQNTLPPSPYIGVQYAAVPEFQAIGMATGQQITAALLGKVTVDQALEKSQQAADREMRKAGYYK, encoded by the coding sequence ATGATCGAGATGCAAAAACTCGGCAAACACTTCGAACAAGCCAATCCCGATATCAAACTGAAGTGGGTCACCCTGGAAGAGGGCGTGCTGCGCCAGCGCATGACGACCGACATCGCCACCAAAGGCGGACAGTTCGACCTGATGACGATCGGCATGTACGAAGCGCCGATCTGGGCCAAGAAGGAATGGCTGCTGCCGATCAAACCGGACGCCGCCTACGACGTCGACGATTTGCTGCCGACGATACGCGAAGGCTTGTCGTTCAACGGCCAACTGTACGCCGCGCCGTTCTACGGCGAGAGCTCGATGATCATGTACCGCAGCGATCTGGTGAAAAAGGCCGGCATGACAATCGCGGACCGGCCCAGCTGGGACCAGTTGCGCGCCGTGGCGGCCAAGATCCACGACCCGGCCAACGGTGTTTACGGCATCTGCCTGCGCGGCAAACCAGGCTGGGGCGACAACATGGTGCTGCTGACCACCATGGCCAACTCCTACGGCGGCCAGGTGTTCGACATGAAATGGCAGCCGCAGTTCACCAGCAAGCCGTGGCGCGACGCGTTGACCATGTACGTCGACTTGATGAAGAAGTACGGGCCGCCCGGTTCGTCCTCCAACAGCTTCAATGAAATCCTGGCGATGTTCAACGAAGGCAAGTGCGGAATCTGGATCGACGCCACCATCGCCGCCTCCTTCGTCAGCGATCCGAAGCAAAGCAAGGTGGCCGACAAGGTCGCCTACGCGCAATCGCCGTTCGCCGTCACCGAGCGCGGCGCCAACTGGCTGTGGGCCTGGGCGCTGGCGATACCGAAAAGCTCCAAGCATCCGGAAGCGGCGCAGAAGTTCATCAACTGGTCCACGTCCAAGGAATACATCAAGCTGGTGGCCAAGGAAACCAGCTGGGCCAACGTCCCCACCGGCACGCGCAAGTCCACCTACGCCAATCCCGAGTTCGTGAAGGCGGCCAAGTTCGCGGCGGCCGAAGGCAAGGCCATCGCCACCGCCAGTCCCAAGCAAAACACCCTGCCACCGTCGCCCTACATCGGCGTGCAGTACGCGGCGGTGCCGGAGTTCCAGGCGATCGGCATGGCCACCGGCCAGCAGATCACCGCAGCGCTGTTGGGCAAGGTGACGGTCGACCAGGCGCTCGAGAAGTCGCAACAGGCGGCCGACCGGGAAATGCGCAAGGCAGGCTATTACAAATAG
- a CDS encoding sigma-54-dependent Fis family transcriptional regulator, with protein MERHTAPHLSTAWEDTMPLIIETSHRRSRQYGLRPDSAADLSRVPTVDLSLLLEQNRLLHTHAVPAMETLYQQIVNTHNMVILTDAHGVIVHSLGDDDFLEKANRVALQPGAAWSEQSKGTNAIGTAIAEQAPVLVHAEQHYLTANHFLTCSAAPIADHLGNVIGVLDVSGDQRSFHKHTMALVRMSALMIENQLFSATYEDSITLHFHARPEFIGTLMEGIASFSPGGRFLAANRNGQFQLGLSPAELQSHTFSSLFGLPLSALYEHYRTASPGLLNLCMHSGVRVAGRAQLRLSNGVFQQSLTHDKTQRTERPSATQAAAAKRRLSGLRYLRTGDPQLELVIDKVTRVLGHDIPIMIMGETGTGKELLAQAIHNDSPRAMSPFVAVNCASIPETLIESELFGYEDGAFTGARKKGAVGKILQANGGTLFLDEIGDMPYSLQARLLRVLQERVVTPLGSDKSIPVNVELICATNHNLRDRIAKGLFREDLYYRLNGLVVKLPPLRDRTDLESVVKKILSTEAESGRYRVSDEILRLFRRHRWPGNFRQLTNLLRTAVVMAGDEHEICLRHMPDDFLDDVEQDDEQAAPPQSNGGADANLGEMEIHAINKALAAHGGNVSAAARALGISRNTIYRKVPNLK; from the coding sequence ATGGAACGCCACACCGCGCCACATCTGAGCACGGCATGGGAAGACACCATGCCGCTGATTATCGAAACCTCGCACCGCCGCTCCCGGCAGTACGGACTGCGTCCAGACTCCGCTGCGGACTTGAGCCGCGTCCCCACCGTCGATCTCTCGCTGCTGCTCGAACAAAACCGCCTGCTCCACACCCACGCGGTACCGGCCATGGAAACTCTGTACCAGCAGATCGTCAACACCCACAACATGGTGATCCTGACCGATGCGCACGGCGTGATCGTCCATTCCCTCGGCGACGACGACTTTCTGGAGAAAGCCAACCGCGTCGCGCTGCAGCCCGGCGCCGCCTGGTCCGAGCAAAGCAAGGGCACCAACGCCATCGGCACCGCGATCGCGGAACAGGCGCCGGTGCTGGTCCATGCGGAGCAGCACTACCTGACCGCCAATCATTTCCTCACCTGCTCGGCCGCGCCGATCGCCGACCACCTGGGCAACGTCATCGGCGTGCTCGATGTTTCCGGCGACCAGCGCAGTTTTCACAAGCACACCATGGCACTGGTGCGCATGTCCGCGCTGATGATCGAGAACCAGCTATTCTCCGCCACCTATGAGGACTCGATCACGCTGCACTTCCATGCGCGTCCGGAATTCATCGGCACGTTGATGGAAGGAATCGCATCGTTCAGCCCCGGTGGCCGCTTCCTCGCCGCAAACCGCAACGGCCAGTTCCAGTTGGGCCTGTCGCCGGCGGAATTGCAATCGCACACCTTCAGCTCTCTATTCGGCCTGCCGCTGTCGGCGCTGTACGAGCACTACCGCACCGCTTCGCCGGGCCTGCTGAATTTGTGCATGCACAGCGGCGTGCGTGTGGCCGGCCGCGCCCAGCTGCGCCTGAGCAACGGCGTGTTCCAGCAATCGCTGACGCACGACAAAACGCAACGCACCGAGCGGCCCAGCGCCACCCAGGCCGCGGCGGCCAAACGGCGCCTGTCCGGCCTGCGCTACCTGCGCACCGGCGATCCCCAACTGGAATTGGTGATCGACAAGGTCACGCGCGTGCTGGGCCACGACATTCCCATCATGATCATGGGCGAGACCGGCACCGGCAAGGAGCTACTGGCCCAGGCGATCCATAACGATTCGCCGCGTGCGATGAGTCCTTTCGTGGCGGTCAACTGCGCGTCGATCCCGGAGACGCTGATCGAATCCGAACTGTTCGGCTATGAGGACGGCGCCTTCACAGGTGCGCGTAAGAAAGGCGCTGTCGGCAAGATACTGCAGGCCAACGGCGGCACCTTGTTCCTCGACGAGATCGGCGACATGCCGTATAGCTTGCAGGCACGCTTGCTGCGGGTGCTGCAGGAGCGCGTGGTGACGCCGCTCGGCAGCGACAAGTCGATACCGGTGAACGTGGAACTGATCTGCGCGACCAATCATAATCTGCGCGATCGCATCGCCAAAGGTTTGTTCCGCGAAGACTTGTACTACCGGCTGAACGGGCTGGTGGTCAAGCTGCCGCCGCTGCGTGACCGGACCGATCTGGAGAGCGTGGTCAAGAAGATCCTCTCCACCGAGGCGGAGAGCGGCCGCTATCGTGTTTCCGACGAGATCCTGCGACTGTTCCGCCGCCATCGCTGGCCAGGGAATTTCCGGCAGTTGACCAATCTGCTGCGCACGGCCGTGGTCATGGCGGGCGATGAACATGAGATTTGCCTGCGCCATATGCCGGACGATTTTCTGGACGACGTTGAACAGGATGATGAACAGGCGGCGCCGCCTCAAAGCAACGGGGGCGCCGATGCCAACCTGGGGGAGATGGAGATACACGCCATCAACAAGGCGCTGGCGGCGCACGGCGGCAATGTCTCCGCCGCCGCGCGCGCTCTCGGCATCTCGCGCAATACGATTTACCGCAAAGTCCCGAACCTCAAATAG
- a CDS encoding sugar ABC transporter permease, protein MKRLIPRTLLTPAVLSIAIISIVPLLITLYYSLVKFSLLAPGDHPFHGLENFYFFFTDGAFVPALHNTFVLMFSVMLITVLGGAALGLLINEAFPGRAIVRVLLISPFLVMPAVNSLMWKNMLLNPIYGLFAQVSHLLGQTPIDWLSEYPLLSIVMMVSWQWLPFACLIFMTALQSMDREQLEAAGMDGANYLQQLRYLYIPHLGRAVSVVLMIEMIFLLSVFAEIFTTTGGGPGFDTTTITFMIYQQALQSYDIGAASAGALFAVLLANIAAFFLMRVIGKNLAK, encoded by the coding sequence ATGAAACGACTGATACCTCGGACTTTGCTGACGCCGGCGGTGCTTTCCATCGCCATCATTTCCATCGTCCCGCTGCTGATCACGCTGTACTACTCGCTGGTCAAATTCAGCCTGCTGGCGCCGGGCGACCACCCGTTCCACGGGCTGGAGAATTTCTACTTCTTCTTCACCGACGGCGCCTTCGTGCCGGCGCTGCACAACACCTTCGTGCTGATGTTCTCGGTCATGCTGATCACCGTGCTGGGTGGCGCCGCCCTCGGCCTGCTGATCAACGAAGCCTTTCCCGGCCGCGCCATCGTCCGCGTGCTTCTGATCTCGCCGTTCCTGGTCATGCCGGCGGTGAACTCGCTGATGTGGAAGAACATGCTGCTCAATCCCATCTACGGCCTGTTCGCACAAGTCAGCCATTTGCTCGGGCAGACGCCGATCGACTGGCTGTCGGAGTATCCGCTGCTGTCGATCGTCATGATGGTGTCCTGGCAGTGGCTGCCCTTCGCCTGCCTGATCTTCATGACGGCGCTGCAGTCGATGGACCGCGAGCAGCTGGAGGCGGCCGGCATGGACGGCGCCAACTACCTGCAGCAGCTGCGCTACCTGTACATCCCGCACCTGGGGCGCGCGGTGTCGGTGGTGCTGATGATCGAGATGATCTTCCTGCTGTCGGTGTTCGCCGAAATCTTCACCACCACCGGCGGTGGCCCCGGTTTCGACACCACCACGATCACGTTCATGATCTATCAACAGGCGCTGCAATCCTACGACATCGGCGCGGCGTCGGCCGGCGCGTTGTTCGCTGTGCTGCTGGCGAATATCGCCGCCTTCTTCCTGATGCGCGTCATCGGCAAGAACCTGGCCAAATAA
- a CDS encoding DUF779 domain-containing protein, with protein sequence MSAAIARVTATPAALELIAALRDRHGPLMFFQSGGCCDGSTPMCYQAGEFNISDTDVFLGELDGAPFYMGCEQFAYWEHTQLIIDVVAGNGGMFSLDNGTGKRFLTRSRLFSDEEVSLLKQQA encoded by the coding sequence ATGAGCGCGGCCATCGCCCGTGTCACGGCCACGCCGGCGGCGCTCGAGCTGATCGCCGCGTTGCGCGACCGGCACGGGCCGCTGATGTTCTTCCAGTCCGGCGGCTGCTGCGACGGCAGCACGCCGATGTGCTACCAGGCGGGAGAGTTCAACATCAGCGATACCGACGTGTTTCTGGGGGAGTTGGACGGTGCGCCGTTCTACATGGGGTGCGAGCAGTTCGCTTACTGGGAGCACACGCAGCTGATCATTGACGTAGTCGCCGGCAACGGCGGCATGTTCTCGCTCGACAACGGCACCGGCAAGCGCTTCCTGACGCGCTCGCGCTTGTTCAGCGACGAGGAGGTGTCGCTGTTGAAGCAACAGGCTTAG